The sequence GTGCATAGCACAACAGCTGCTCGCCAGCCAAATGACAGTTAACCAAGCGCACATTCTTAGAGTGCCAAGCCAGGTACTCACCATCCAGCGTAGAATCGTAGATAGTCACATTCTCACACTCCCAGAACGAATCCTTCGTGATAATTTTAGCATTGTGAATCTCTACATTCTCACAATACTGGAATACATATTTGGCATCACTCTCCAATCCATCTACATAGATATTCTTAGAGAACATGAAGGGATAGGTTCCCTCATGCAGCTTCACATTCTTCAGTTTCAAGCCATCTACCTTCCAGAAAGTTTCGTCGGCATCGTTAATCACCACGTTCTCCAGCTCTACGTTCTTCATCTCACGGAAGAACTTAGGGCCATCAATCGTACAATCCTTCATCACCAGATCGTTGGTGTACCATATGGCCGAACGCGAACCAGGTGCAAAATAGCAGCGTTCGATTTTAGCACCATCCACGTGCCACCAAGGGTATTTTCCATAGAACTTGCTATCGTAACATTCCATGTTCTGGCACTGCTTGATACCAGACTCTCCATCTACAATTGTAATCTCTTCTAATCTCAAATCATGAGCGGCAAACAGAGGCCTCTCGCCTCCAAATTCCTTACCTCTAATTAGTTCCATTGTTTTTGTATTATTATAAATTCGGGTGCAAAGTTACTAAGAAAATCCGTAATCAGTATAAACTGACCACGGATTCTTTTACCCTTTAAGGGTTTTTATAATTTAAAGAGAGAGAATTTATTTCAACGCGAGCAAATAAGCATCCAAAGGTTCCATGACTACCGTACGACTGGTGAGATACATGTTGTCGTGTGCCTCGTTCATCTTATAGGTCTTAAC is a genomic window of Xylanibacter ruminicola 23 containing:
- a CDS encoding DUF3737 family protein; translated protein: MELIRGKEFGGERPLFAAHDLRLEEITIVDGESGIKQCQNMECYDSKFYGKYPWWHVDGAKIERCYFAPGSRSAIWYTNDLVMKDCTIDGPKFFREMKNVELENVVINDADETFWKVDGLKLKNVKLHEGTYPFMFSKNIYVDGLESDAKYVFQYCENVEIHNAKIITKDSFWECENVTIYDSTLDGEYLAWHSKNVRLVNCHLAGEQLLCYAQNLVLENCTFDAACDRVFEYSTVEADIKGHIENIKNPTSGHIVADSIGSITIDENVREPNNCIIETRK